In a single window of the Rhopalosiphum padi isolate XX-2018 chromosome 1, ASM2088224v1, whole genome shotgun sequence genome:
- the LOC132931624 gene encoding huntingtin-interacting protein K, protein MSAEPVVNGVGGTDEQADNVDDVNAKKTVKYDSGAADLEKVTDYAEEKEVISTDDISGAMTIIGDRRLKEAADKIAKEKELQKVSIKKSDVELIIREMEISKTLAERTLRECHGDVVKALIALTN, encoded by the exons ATGTCTGCGGAACCAGTGGTAAATGGTGTCGGTGGTACCGATGAACAAGCCGACAATGTAGATGATGTGAATGCTAAGAAAACTGTGAAATACGATAGCGGAGCTGCTGATCTAGAAAAAGTGACAGACTATGCGGAAGAAAAGGAAGTCATATCCACCGATGACATATCTGGA GCTATGACCATCATTGGTGACAGAAGGTTAAAAGAAGCTGCAGACAAAATAGCAAAAGAAAAAGAACTGCAAAAAGTCTCAATAAAAAAGTCTGATGTCGAATTGATT ATACGTGAAATGGAAATATCGAAAACGCTGGCCGAGAGAACGTTAAGGGAATGTCACGGAGACGTCGTAAAAGCCCTAATTGCTCtaacaaattga
- the LOC132931623 gene encoding uncharacterized protein LOC132931623 isoform X4, whose translation MPTTPQMIMISAMVPTLAMFVCSTFSAATAAPQGTSPDDETAVADISHESSNMVRFVLSDIPPVYHCNDSLQCPSEFGFTRCENHLCVCDENFYQVLNKTSDTTYCRLCSLFQESCAVTQCCENPHATFCFNGLCVCRPGMDEECLLMIYRGRYTPTLGIQLANTLSVSFAFVFLAITFVAVIRKTLFRCDSMSRVASDSSLNEFIKQKMQNRPPCYDDIEKDRKVPIADCSTSVCTNNHQPPPEYGAIHFGRQGTVLRGSLNPSLSISDEVEMNTAPPNYSTFTTVTQVTLTTMTTAAETPTVRTNDEIILTQPIYANREFLRLG comes from the exons ATGCCGACGACACCGCAAATGATTATGATCTCTGCGATGGTCCCGACGTTGGCAATGTTCGTCTGTTCGACGTTTTCCGCCGCCACGGCGGCGCCGCAGGGGACGTCGCCCGACGACGAAACCG CAGTGGCGGACATATCACACGAATCGTCGAATATGGTGCGTTTTGTGTTATCGGATATACCGCCTGTGTACCATTGCAACGACAGCTTGCAATGCCCATCTGAATTTGGTTTCACCAGGTGCGAAAATCACCTGTGTGTGTGCGACGAGAATTTCTATCAAGTACTCAACAAGACTTCTGATACTACCTACTGTCGCCTATGTTCAC TGTTTCAAGAAAGCTGCGCCGTCACACAATGCTGTGAAAATCCACATGCCACGTTTTGCTTCAACGGTTTGTGCGTATGCAGGCCTGGAATGGACGAAGAGTGTCT TTTGATGATTTACAGAGGCAGGTATACTCCGACGCTGGGCATTCAGTTGGCCAACACTCTTTCAGTGTCGTTCGCATTCGTCTTCCTTGCCATTACATTCGTCGCGGTCATTAGGAAAACGTTATTCAG ATGCGATTCGATGAGCAGAGTAGCTAGTGACAGTTCACTGAACGAGTTCATTAAGCAAAAAATGCAAAACAGGCCGCCGTGTTACGACGACATCGAAAAAGACCGTAAAGTTCCTATTGCTGACTGCAGTACAAGTGTATGCACTAATAACCATCAG CCTCCGCCCGAGTACGGCGCTATTCACTTCGGCCGGCAGGGCACGGTGCTGCGCGGCTCGTTGAACCCGTCCCTGTCGATCAGCGACGAAGTGGAAATGAACACGGCCCCGCCTAACTATTCGACGTTCACGACCGTCACCCAAGTCACGCTGACGACGATGACAACGGCCGCTGAAACGCCAACCGTTCGGACCAACGACGAGATCATTCTCACGCAACCGATCTACGCGAATCGCGAATTCTTGCGACTCGGGTAG
- the LOC132931623 gene encoding uncharacterized protein LOC132931623 isoform X1: MPTTPQMIMISAMVPTLAMFVCSTFSAATAAPQGTSPDDETAVADISHESSNMVRFVLSDIPPVYHCNDSLQCPSEFGFTRCENHLCVCDENFYQVLNKTSDTTYCRLCSLFQESCAVTQCCENPHATFCFNGLCVCRPGMDEECLLMIYRGRYTPTLGIQLANTLSVSFAFVFLAITFVAVIRKTLFRCSFCRCDSMSRVASDSSLNEFIKQKMQNRPPCYDDIEKDRKVPIADCSTSVCTNNHQPPPEYGAIHFGRQGTVLRGSLNPSLSISDEVEMNTAPPNYSTFTTVTQVTLTTMTTAAETPTVRTNDEIILTQPIYANREFLRLG, encoded by the exons ATGCCGACGACACCGCAAATGATTATGATCTCTGCGATGGTCCCGACGTTGGCAATGTTCGTCTGTTCGACGTTTTCCGCCGCCACGGCGGCGCCGCAGGGGACGTCGCCCGACGACGAAACCG CAGTGGCGGACATATCACACGAATCGTCGAATATGGTGCGTTTTGTGTTATCGGATATACCGCCTGTGTACCATTGCAACGACAGCTTGCAATGCCCATCTGAATTTGGTTTCACCAGGTGCGAAAATCACCTGTGTGTGTGCGACGAGAATTTCTATCAAGTACTCAACAAGACTTCTGATACTACCTACTGTCGCCTATGTTCAC TGTTTCAAGAAAGCTGCGCCGTCACACAATGCTGTGAAAATCCACATGCCACGTTTTGCTTCAACGGTTTGTGCGTATGCAGGCCTGGAATGGACGAAGAGTGTCT TTTGATGATTTACAGAGGCAGGTATACTCCGACGCTGGGCATTCAGTTGGCCAACACTCTTTCAGTGTCGTTCGCATTCGTCTTCCTTGCCATTACATTCGTCGCGGTCATTAGGAAAACGTTATTCAG GTGCAGTTTTTGCAGATGCGATTCGATGAGCAGAGTAGCTAGTGACAGTTCACTGAACGAGTTCATTAAGCAAAAAATGCAAAACAGGCCGCCGTGTTACGACGACATCGAAAAAGACCGTAAAGTTCCTATTGCTGACTGCAGTACAAGTGTATGCACTAATAACCATCAG CCTCCGCCCGAGTACGGCGCTATTCACTTCGGCCGGCAGGGCACGGTGCTGCGCGGCTCGTTGAACCCGTCCCTGTCGATCAGCGACGAAGTGGAAATGAACACGGCCCCGCCTAACTATTCGACGTTCACGACCGTCACCCAAGTCACGCTGACGACGATGACAACGGCCGCTGAAACGCCAACCGTTCGGACCAACGACGAGATCATTCTCACGCAACCGATCTACGCGAATCGCGAATTCTTGCGACTCGGGTAG
- the LOC132931623 gene encoding uncharacterized protein LOC132931623 isoform X5 → MPTTPQMIMISAMVPTLAMFVCSTFSAATAAPQGTSPDDETAVADISHESSNMVRFVLSDIPPVYHCNDSLQCPSEFGFTRCENHLCVCDENFYQVLNKTSDTTYCRLCSLFQESCAVTQCCENPHATFCFNGLCVCRPGMDEECLGRYTPTLGIQLANTLSVSFAFVFLAITFVAVIRKTLFRCDSMSRVASDSSLNEFIKQKMQNRPPCYDDIEKDRKVPIADCSTSVCTNNHQPPPEYGAIHFGRQGTVLRGSLNPSLSISDEVEMNTAPPNYSTFTTVTQVTLTTMTTAAETPTVRTNDEIILTQPIYANREFLRLG, encoded by the exons ATGCCGACGACACCGCAAATGATTATGATCTCTGCGATGGTCCCGACGTTGGCAATGTTCGTCTGTTCGACGTTTTCCGCCGCCACGGCGGCGCCGCAGGGGACGTCGCCCGACGACGAAACCG CAGTGGCGGACATATCACACGAATCGTCGAATATGGTGCGTTTTGTGTTATCGGATATACCGCCTGTGTACCATTGCAACGACAGCTTGCAATGCCCATCTGAATTTGGTTTCACCAGGTGCGAAAATCACCTGTGTGTGTGCGACGAGAATTTCTATCAAGTACTCAACAAGACTTCTGATACTACCTACTGTCGCCTATGTTCAC TGTTTCAAGAAAGCTGCGCCGTCACACAATGCTGTGAAAATCCACATGCCACGTTTTGCTTCAACGGTTTGTGCGTATGCAGGCCTGGAATGGACGAAGAGTGTCT AGGCAGGTATACTCCGACGCTGGGCATTCAGTTGGCCAACACTCTTTCAGTGTCGTTCGCATTCGTCTTCCTTGCCATTACATTCGTCGCGGTCATTAGGAAAACGTTATTCAG ATGCGATTCGATGAGCAGAGTAGCTAGTGACAGTTCACTGAACGAGTTCATTAAGCAAAAAATGCAAAACAGGCCGCCGTGTTACGACGACATCGAAAAAGACCGTAAAGTTCCTATTGCTGACTGCAGTACAAGTGTATGCACTAATAACCATCAG CCTCCGCCCGAGTACGGCGCTATTCACTTCGGCCGGCAGGGCACGGTGCTGCGCGGCTCGTTGAACCCGTCCCTGTCGATCAGCGACGAAGTGGAAATGAACACGGCCCCGCCTAACTATTCGACGTTCACGACCGTCACCCAAGTCACGCTGACGACGATGACAACGGCCGCTGAAACGCCAACCGTTCGGACCAACGACGAGATCATTCTCACGCAACCGATCTACGCGAATCGCGAATTCTTGCGACTCGGGTAG
- the LOC132931623 gene encoding uncharacterized protein LOC132931623 isoform X3 has protein sequence MPTTPQMIMISAMVPTLAMFVCSTFSAATAAPQGTSPDDETAVADISHESSNMVRFVLSDIPPVYHCNDSLQCPSEFGFTRCENHLCVCDENFYQVLNKTSDTTYCRLCSLFQESCAVTQCCENPHATFCFNGLCVCRPGMDEECLGRYTPTLGIQLANTLSVSFAFVFLAITFVAVIRKTLFRCSFCRCDSMSRVASDSSLNEFIKQKMQNRPPCYDDIEKDRKVPIADCSTSVCTNNHQPPPEYGAIHFGRQGTVLRGSLNPSLSISDEVEMNTAPPNYSTFTTVTQVTLTTMTTAAETPTVRTNDEIILTQPIYANREFLRLG, from the exons ATGCCGACGACACCGCAAATGATTATGATCTCTGCGATGGTCCCGACGTTGGCAATGTTCGTCTGTTCGACGTTTTCCGCCGCCACGGCGGCGCCGCAGGGGACGTCGCCCGACGACGAAACCG CAGTGGCGGACATATCACACGAATCGTCGAATATGGTGCGTTTTGTGTTATCGGATATACCGCCTGTGTACCATTGCAACGACAGCTTGCAATGCCCATCTGAATTTGGTTTCACCAGGTGCGAAAATCACCTGTGTGTGTGCGACGAGAATTTCTATCAAGTACTCAACAAGACTTCTGATACTACCTACTGTCGCCTATGTTCAC TGTTTCAAGAAAGCTGCGCCGTCACACAATGCTGTGAAAATCCACATGCCACGTTTTGCTTCAACGGTTTGTGCGTATGCAGGCCTGGAATGGACGAAGAGTGTCT AGGCAGGTATACTCCGACGCTGGGCATTCAGTTGGCCAACACTCTTTCAGTGTCGTTCGCATTCGTCTTCCTTGCCATTACATTCGTCGCGGTCATTAGGAAAACGTTATTCAG GTGCAGTTTTTGCAGATGCGATTCGATGAGCAGAGTAGCTAGTGACAGTTCACTGAACGAGTTCATTAAGCAAAAAATGCAAAACAGGCCGCCGTGTTACGACGACATCGAAAAAGACCGTAAAGTTCCTATTGCTGACTGCAGTACAAGTGTATGCACTAATAACCATCAG CCTCCGCCCGAGTACGGCGCTATTCACTTCGGCCGGCAGGGCACGGTGCTGCGCGGCTCGTTGAACCCGTCCCTGTCGATCAGCGACGAAGTGGAAATGAACACGGCCCCGCCTAACTATTCGACGTTCACGACCGTCACCCAAGTCACGCTGACGACGATGACAACGGCCGCTGAAACGCCAACCGTTCGGACCAACGACGAGATCATTCTCACGCAACCGATCTACGCGAATCGCGAATTCTTGCGACTCGGGTAG
- the LOC132931623 gene encoding uncharacterized protein LOC132931623 isoform X2, whose product MPTTPQMIMISAMVPTLAMFVCSTFSAATAAPQGTSPDDETVADISHESSNMVRFVLSDIPPVYHCNDSLQCPSEFGFTRCENHLCVCDENFYQVLNKTSDTTYCRLCSLFQESCAVTQCCENPHATFCFNGLCVCRPGMDEECLLMIYRGRYTPTLGIQLANTLSVSFAFVFLAITFVAVIRKTLFRCSFCRCDSMSRVASDSSLNEFIKQKMQNRPPCYDDIEKDRKVPIADCSTSVCTNNHQPPPEYGAIHFGRQGTVLRGSLNPSLSISDEVEMNTAPPNYSTFTTVTQVTLTTMTTAAETPTVRTNDEIILTQPIYANREFLRLG is encoded by the exons ATGCCGACGACACCGCAAATGATTATGATCTCTGCGATGGTCCCGACGTTGGCAATGTTCGTCTGTTCGACGTTTTCCGCCGCCACGGCGGCGCCGCAGGGGACGTCGCCCGACGACGAAACCG TGGCGGACATATCACACGAATCGTCGAATATGGTGCGTTTTGTGTTATCGGATATACCGCCTGTGTACCATTGCAACGACAGCTTGCAATGCCCATCTGAATTTGGTTTCACCAGGTGCGAAAATCACCTGTGTGTGTGCGACGAGAATTTCTATCAAGTACTCAACAAGACTTCTGATACTACCTACTGTCGCCTATGTTCAC TGTTTCAAGAAAGCTGCGCCGTCACACAATGCTGTGAAAATCCACATGCCACGTTTTGCTTCAACGGTTTGTGCGTATGCAGGCCTGGAATGGACGAAGAGTGTCT TTTGATGATTTACAGAGGCAGGTATACTCCGACGCTGGGCATTCAGTTGGCCAACACTCTTTCAGTGTCGTTCGCATTCGTCTTCCTTGCCATTACATTCGTCGCGGTCATTAGGAAAACGTTATTCAG GTGCAGTTTTTGCAGATGCGATTCGATGAGCAGAGTAGCTAGTGACAGTTCACTGAACGAGTTCATTAAGCAAAAAATGCAAAACAGGCCGCCGTGTTACGACGACATCGAAAAAGACCGTAAAGTTCCTATTGCTGACTGCAGTACAAGTGTATGCACTAATAACCATCAG CCTCCGCCCGAGTACGGCGCTATTCACTTCGGCCGGCAGGGCACGGTGCTGCGCGGCTCGTTGAACCCGTCCCTGTCGATCAGCGACGAAGTGGAAATGAACACGGCCCCGCCTAACTATTCGACGTTCACGACCGTCACCCAAGTCACGCTGACGACGATGACAACGGCCGCTGAAACGCCAACCGTTCGGACCAACGACGAGATCATTCTCACGCAACCGATCTACGCGAATCGCGAATTCTTGCGACTCGGGTAG